The following are encoded together in the Proteiniphilum saccharofermentans genome:
- the dgt gene encoding dGTP triphosphohydrolase — protein sequence MDWERLLSAKRFGMEHYENAKKHERTEYQRDYDRLIFSSPFRRLQNKTQVFPLPGSIFVHNRLTHSLEVASVGRSMGENVGRELRKKYPGSEAHFEEIGSIVAAACLAHDMGNPPFGHSGEKAISTFFSEGKGAFLKGEVEQEGGRWSDFTCFEGNANAIRLLMHQFRGRREGGFAMTYSTLASIVKYPYSSELSGGKNKFGFFASEEDDYRQIAEDLGVAKQNEYPLRFVRYPLVYLVEAADDICYQVMDIEDAHKLRLLTTEKAIELFLGFFEGESRERCVRILSYVTDVNEQIAYLRSAVIGLLVGECSALFLANEEQILAGEFSGTLIGNVSPVIAKAYGRCAEFALQYIYRSKDVLDIELAGYRIIGYLLDVFTDAIRNPQHAYSKLLLDRIPEQYETDSTTLYGKTQSVIDYISGMTDVYALDLYRKITGMGLPVV from the coding sequence ATGGATTGGGAACGTTTATTATCTGCAAAGAGGTTTGGAATGGAGCATTATGAGAATGCGAAGAAACATGAACGCACGGAGTATCAACGTGATTATGACCGGTTGATTTTCTCGTCGCCTTTCCGCCGGTTGCAGAACAAGACGCAGGTATTTCCCTTGCCGGGAAGCATTTTTGTGCATAATCGACTGACACACAGCCTGGAGGTCGCTAGTGTCGGCCGCTCCATGGGAGAAAACGTAGGACGTGAATTGCGAAAAAAATATCCCGGATCAGAAGCCCATTTCGAAGAGATCGGCTCAATTGTCGCTGCTGCATGCCTGGCGCATGACATGGGAAATCCGCCGTTTGGCCATTCGGGTGAAAAGGCGATTTCCACTTTCTTTTCTGAGGGAAAGGGAGCTTTTCTGAAGGGCGAGGTGGAGCAGGAAGGGGGTCGCTGGAGCGATTTCACCTGCTTTGAAGGGAATGCCAATGCCATACGGTTGCTGATGCACCAGTTCAGGGGAAGGCGGGAGGGAGGTTTTGCAATGACCTATTCCACGCTGGCTTCTATTGTAAAATATCCTTATTCTTCGGAATTAAGCGGTGGCAAAAATAAATTTGGTTTTTTTGCTTCGGAAGAGGATGATTACCGTCAAATCGCGGAAGACCTGGGTGTAGCCAAACAAAACGAGTATCCGTTGAGATTTGTCCGTTATCCATTGGTGTATTTGGTGGAGGCTGCCGATGACATCTGTTATCAGGTGATGGATATCGAAGATGCACACAAGTTACGTCTATTAACTACAGAGAAGGCCATAGAACTGTTCCTCGGTTTTTTTGAAGGTGAGAGCCGAGAGCGATGTGTGAGGATTTTATCATACGTGACCGATGTAAACGAGCAGATCGCCTATTTGCGTTCCGCTGTGATCGGCCTGTTGGTCGGTGAATGTTCGGCACTCTTTCTTGCAAACGAAGAGCAGATCCTTGCAGGGGAATTCTCCGGCACACTTATCGGAAATGTTTCCCCTGTGATAGCAAAGGCTTATGGACGATGTGCCGAATTTGCCCTGCAATATATATATCGATCTAAAGATGTACTCGATATTGAATTGGCCGGTTACCGGATTATTGGATATCTGTTGGATGTTTTCACGGATGCCATTCGGAATCCCCAACATGCCTATTCAAAACTTCTTCTTGACAGGATTCCGGAGCAGTATGAAACCGATTCTACGACCCTTTATGGCAAAACTCAATCGGTGATCGATTACATTTCTGGTATGACCGATGTCTATGCGCTTGATTTATACCGCAAAATAACAGGAATGGGTTTGCCGGTTGTCTAA
- the uvrA gene encoding excinuclease ABC subunit UvrA, whose translation MSNSKQIEIKGARVNNLKNIDVNIPRNTFTVITGLSGSGKSSLAFDTLYAEGQRRYVESLSAYARQFLGRMNKPECDYIHGIPPAIAIEQKTTSRNPRSTVGTSTEIYEYLRLLYARIGKTISPVSGIEVKRHYVHDVVAKMQEYREGTRMAVLSHIQLRNGRNLRNQLEILLKEGFTRIDVGEQFYRIEELLEQNKLPSENEVLLVIDRLSCSSDKATMNRLSDSVETAFLEGDGECIVRFWGENGIESFTFSNRFEADGITFEEPTEMMFNFNSPAGACPKCEGFGKVVGIDENLVIPDKSLSVQEECVQCWRGEKMSEWRQEFVHNAYKVDFPIHRAYYDLTDTEKDILWNGRHDLGIYGINDFFAMLEKNLYKIQYRVMLARYRGKTGCPVCKGSRLKKEAFYVKVGGKSITELVVMPVTELKAFFDQLTLNETDAAIAERLLTEIRNRVQFLLNVGLGYLTLNRLSNTLSGGESQRINLVSSLGSSLVGSLYILDEPSIGLHSRDTYLLIGVLRDLQQMGNTVVVVEHDEEIIRAADYIIDIGPKAGRLGGEVIYQGNVAELEEKSDSYTVKYLTGEEEIEIPKVRRKWNNYIEVKGARQNNLKNIDVKFPLNVMTVVTGVSGSGKSSLVNDVLFNSLQHHYKGTALEHAEFNGIGGDLKLMKGVEYVDQNPIGKSSRSNPVTYLKAFDEIRKLYAAQPLAKQMGFSPAYFSFNVEGGRCSECKGEGTITVEMQFMADIRLECESCHGKRFSDEVLEIEYKGATIHDILEMTVNQAIDFFGQQKGTTEKKIVKKMQPLQDVGLGYIKLGQSSSTLSGGENQRVKLAYYLGEEKAQPTVFIFDEPTTGLHFHDIKTLLQAFNALIERGHTVIIIEHNMEIIKCADHIIDIGPEGGKAGGQVVCEGTPEQIVQCEQSHTGRFLKEKLH comes from the coding sequence ATGAGTAATTCAAAACAGATCGAAATAAAAGGGGCACGCGTCAATAACCTCAAAAACATCGACGTAAACATTCCCCGCAACACTTTTACAGTTATCACGGGACTCTCCGGATCAGGAAAATCATCACTGGCATTCGACACGTTGTATGCCGAAGGGCAACGGCGTTATGTAGAGAGCCTTTCAGCTTATGCACGGCAGTTCCTTGGACGCATGAACAAGCCGGAATGTGACTATATACACGGCATTCCTCCCGCCATCGCCATCGAACAAAAGACCACTTCACGCAATCCGCGTTCCACGGTAGGTACTTCTACTGAAATTTATGAATACCTGCGGTTGTTATATGCCCGCATCGGCAAAACCATCTCTCCCGTTTCAGGCATAGAGGTAAAACGCCATTACGTACACGATGTGGTGGCTAAAATGCAGGAATATCGCGAGGGAACACGTATGGCAGTGCTGTCTCATATCCAGTTGCGGAACGGGCGTAATCTGCGCAACCAGTTGGAGATACTGCTGAAAGAGGGTTTTACCCGAATAGATGTAGGAGAACAGTTTTACCGTATTGAAGAACTGCTGGAACAGAATAAATTACCGTCGGAGAACGAGGTGTTGCTGGTAATCGACCGCCTCTCCTGTTCCTCCGACAAGGCGACAATGAACCGGCTGTCCGACTCGGTGGAAACTGCTTTTTTGGAAGGAGATGGTGAATGTATTGTCCGTTTCTGGGGTGAAAACGGAATTGAATCATTCACTTTTTCCAATCGTTTCGAAGCGGATGGCATTACTTTCGAAGAACCGACCGAGATGATGTTCAACTTTAATAGTCCCGCCGGTGCATGCCCCAAGTGCGAGGGATTCGGAAAGGTAGTAGGTATTGATGAGAATCTGGTAATCCCCGACAAGAGCCTCTCGGTACAGGAGGAGTGCGTACAGTGCTGGAGAGGGGAAAAGATGAGTGAATGGAGGCAGGAATTCGTACATAATGCCTATAAAGTCGATTTTCCTATCCACCGGGCTTATTACGACCTGACGGATACTGAAAAGGATATCCTCTGGAACGGTCGACATGACCTCGGCATTTACGGGATCAACGATTTTTTCGCAATGCTTGAGAAAAACCTCTACAAGATACAATACCGGGTCATGCTGGCCCGTTATCGTGGAAAGACCGGTTGCCCCGTGTGCAAAGGTTCACGACTCAAGAAAGAAGCATTTTACGTAAAGGTAGGCGGAAAATCGATCACCGAACTGGTAGTGATGCCGGTCACCGAACTGAAGGCATTTTTTGATCAACTTACATTGAACGAAACCGATGCTGCCATTGCGGAGCGCCTTCTTACAGAGATACGTAATCGGGTGCAGTTCCTCCTGAATGTCGGACTGGGTTATCTCACCCTCAACCGCCTTTCAAATACGCTCTCCGGAGGTGAAAGCCAACGCATCAACCTGGTATCGTCATTGGGTAGCAGTTTGGTGGGCTCGCTCTATATCCTCGACGAACCAAGTATCGGACTCCATTCACGCGATACCTATCTGCTGATCGGTGTATTGCGCGACTTGCAACAAATGGGAAATACAGTCGTAGTGGTAGAACACGATGAGGAAATTATCCGTGCAGCGGATTATATCATCGACATAGGCCCCAAGGCAGGTCGATTGGGAGGTGAGGTAATCTACCAAGGCAATGTAGCCGAGTTGGAAGAGAAAAGCGACAGCTATACCGTCAAATACCTTACGGGTGAAGAGGAGATTGAAATACCCAAAGTCCGCCGTAAATGGAACAACTATATCGAAGTAAAGGGAGCCCGACAGAATAACCTGAAGAATATCGACGTGAAGTTCCCCTTGAACGTGATGACCGTAGTAACAGGCGTCAGTGGATCGGGTAAATCATCTCTTGTGAATGATGTGCTTTTCAATTCATTACAACACCATTATAAGGGTACTGCGCTGGAGCATGCCGAATTCAACGGTATCGGCGGAGATCTCAAGCTGATGAAAGGAGTGGAATACGTAGACCAGAATCCTATCGGGAAATCATCACGCTCCAACCCGGTCACCTACCTCAAGGCATTCGACGAAATCCGTAAACTTTATGCCGCACAACCGCTGGCAAAACAAATGGGTTTCTCTCCGGCCTATTTCTCGTTCAACGTGGAGGGAGGACGTTGCAGTGAATGTAAAGGCGAAGGTACCATCACCGTGGAGATGCAGTTTATGGCCGACATCCGGCTGGAATGCGAATCGTGCCACGGTAAACGGTTTTCTGACGAAGTGCTGGAAATAGAATATAAGGGAGCGACTATTCACGATATATTGGAGATGACGGTCAACCAGGCGATCGACTTTTTCGGGCAACAGAAAGGAACAACGGAGAAGAAAATCGTGAAGAAAATGCAACCGTTACAAGATGTGGGACTGGGGTATATCAAACTGGGACAGTCCTCCTCCACCCTTTCCGGTGGTGAGAACCAACGTGTGAAACTGGCCTACTACCTGGGGGAGGAAAAGGCGCAACCAACTGTTTTTATTTTCGACGAACCGACTACCGGCCTCCATTTTCATGATATCAAAACATTACTACAAGCATTTAACGCTTTGATAGAACGGGGACATACCGTAATCATTATCGAGCACAATATGGAAATCATCAAATGTGCCGACCATATTATCGATATCGGGCCGGAAGGAGGTAAAGCCGGCGGACAGGTCGTATGTGAAGGTACCCCGGAGCAGATCGTCCAATGTGAGCAATCTCATACAGGCCGTTTTTTGAAGGAAAAACTACATTAA
- a CDS encoding DUF2752 domain-containing protein, whose translation MRKGLKIGIGAAVAVLVTAALYIFYTFDPEAQPLFPKCPFLLATGYECPGCGSQRAVHSLLHFNIGAALKYNAFMVLAIPYIFLGIYLQYFGGKKRFPGVEKFFFGRWAAVVLLAVIIAYWILRNLW comes from the coding sequence GTGCGTAAAGGGCTAAAAATAGGAATAGGTGCTGCCGTAGCTGTATTAGTTACGGCAGCGCTTTATATTTTTTACACTTTCGATCCGGAAGCACAACCTCTTTTCCCGAAATGCCCTTTTCTTCTCGCTACCGGTTATGAATGTCCGGGATGTGGGTCGCAGAGAGCTGTCCATAGTCTTTTGCATTTTAATATAGGAGCCGCATTGAAGTACAATGCATTTATGGTATTAGCGATTCCCTATATTTTTCTGGGTATTTACCTTCAATATTTTGGAGGGAAAAAACGATTCCCCGGAGTTGAAAAATTCTTTTTCGGCAGGTGGGCGGCTGTTGTCCTGTTGGCCGTAATAATTGCTTATTGGATATTGAGAAACCTGTGGTAA
- a CDS encoding CD225/dispanin family protein — MEYRNEPPQEQQPYDIPSLKPGNWLWQSILATLFCCMPFGIVGIIYAVKVDSLYFNGKYEESEQMARKAKMWTLISVGAALLYWILWIIMFATGNLPEYMENIIESNASGYNF, encoded by the coding sequence ATGGAATATAGAAATGAGCCGCCTCAAGAGCAGCAACCGTACGACATACCCTCGTTGAAACCCGGCAACTGGCTGTGGCAATCCATTTTGGCCACTCTCTTTTGCTGTATGCCTTTTGGAATTGTGGGGATCATCTATGCCGTAAAAGTCGATTCACTTTACTTTAACGGAAAATATGAAGAGTCAGAGCAGATGGCCCGGAAAGCAAAAATGTGGACGCTGATCTCCGTAGGAGCAGCGCTGCTGTATTGGATCTTATGGATAATCATGTTTGCTACCGGTAATTTGCCGGAATATATGGAGAATATTATCGAAAGCAATGCAAGCGGTTATAATTTTTAG
- a CDS encoding GYF domain-containing protein produces MNRYFYIDAEGKQKGTFSPEELRQEGIKRDTLVWTQGMEQWKRAEETEELYFLFSDAYKKPLAGEGQPTVRYDRPGESTETQQIQPMPRTWLVESILVTILPFMLCSSILSLLGIIGIVYAAQVESFYNRGDYAASLESSRSAAKWTKIAMWIAIGWIALIIIAIILFVVFIGSLSGFAGMEDLLNT; encoded by the coding sequence ATGAACCGTTATTTTTATATTGACGCTGAAGGAAAGCAAAAAGGAACCTTTTCGCCCGAAGAATTGAGACAAGAAGGGATAAAACGCGATACACTTGTGTGGACACAAGGCATGGAGCAGTGGAAACGGGCAGAAGAGACGGAAGAGTTATACTTCCTGTTTTCCGACGCGTACAAGAAGCCTCTGGCAGGTGAGGGCCAGCCCACTGTCCGGTATGACCGGCCCGGAGAATCTACCGAAACACAGCAAATTCAGCCAATGCCCAGGACATGGTTGGTGGAGTCGATCCTGGTCACCATCCTCCCGTTTATGCTTTGCAGTAGTATCCTAAGCCTCCTTGGAATTATCGGTATCGTGTATGCTGCGCAAGTAGAATCTTTTTATAACAGGGGTGATTACGCTGCTTCGCTGGAATCTTCCCGTTCTGCGGCAAAATGGACTAAGATTGCCATGTGGATCGCCATTGGTTGGATCGCACTTATCATAATAGCTATCATATTGTTTGTTGTATTTATCGGTTCCCTTTCGGGCTTTGCCGGTATGGAGGATCTGTTGAATACTTAA